The Microbulbifer sp. YPW1 genome contains a region encoding:
- a CDS encoding NADH:flavin oxidoreductase has product MSGNLDSLLRPFEHKSLKLRNRVAMAPMTRTASPGYVPNDQVAGYYRRRAEGEVGLIITEGTFVDGKAANGYENVPAIYGEEALAGWKKVVEEVHAAGGQIIPQLWHVGSVRKEGTGPDKSVPGYSPSGLFKPGKANGHAMTKEDIQDVVRAFADAAKAAKEVGFDGVEIHGAHGYLIDQFFWEGTNVREDEYGGSIENRTRFAVEIVKAVREAVGEDFAIVLRYSQWKQQDYEAKLAHTPEELKRFLTPLVDAGVDIFHASTRRFWVPEFEGSDMNLAGWTKELTGKPVISVGSVGLDDDFIGGNNQGMGGTANPTGLDELVRRMDTNEFDMIAVGRALLQDPNWLQKVKQGREEEIVPFTKEALASLS; this is encoded by the coding sequence ATGAGCGGCAACCTGGACAGCCTTTTGCGTCCTTTTGAACACAAATCCCTGAAGCTGCGCAATCGCGTGGCCATGGCCCCCATGACCCGCACCGCGTCCCCCGGCTACGTTCCCAACGACCAGGTGGCCGGCTATTACCGCCGCCGCGCGGAAGGTGAAGTGGGCCTGATCATCACCGAGGGCACCTTTGTTGATGGCAAGGCGGCCAACGGCTACGAGAATGTCCCGGCCATCTATGGCGAAGAAGCCCTGGCCGGCTGGAAAAAGGTGGTCGAGGAAGTTCACGCCGCCGGTGGCCAGATTATTCCCCAGCTCTGGCATGTGGGCTCCGTACGCAAAGAGGGAACCGGACCGGATAAATCCGTACCGGGCTATTCCCCCTCCGGCCTGTTCAAGCCCGGCAAGGCCAACGGCCACGCCATGACCAAAGAAGATATCCAGGATGTGGTACGCGCGTTCGCGGATGCCGCCAAGGCAGCCAAGGAAGTGGGCTTTGACGGGGTGGAAATCCACGGCGCCCACGGTTACCTGATTGACCAGTTCTTCTGGGAAGGCACCAACGTGCGCGAAGACGAGTACGGCGGCTCTATTGAAAACCGCACCCGCTTCGCGGTGGAAATTGTGAAAGCGGTACGCGAAGCCGTCGGCGAAGACTTTGCCATCGTGCTGCGCTACTCACAGTGGAAGCAGCAGGACTACGAAGCCAAGCTGGCGCATACCCCGGAAGAGCTGAAGCGTTTCCTGACCCCGCTGGTGGACGCCGGTGTGGATATCTTCCACGCCTCTACACGTCGTTTCTGGGTGCCGGAGTTCGAAGGTTCCGATATGAACCTGGCGGGCTGGACCAAGGAACTCACCGGCAAGCCGGTTATTTCTGTGGGCAGTGTCGGCCTCGACGATGATTTTATCGGCGGCAACAACCAGGGCATGGGCGGCACCGCCAACCCCACCGGCCTGGACGAATTGGTGCGCCGCATGGACACCAACGAGTTCGACATGATCGCGGTTGGCCGCGCACTGCTGCAGGACCCGAACTGGCTGCAGAAAGTGAAACAAGGTCGCGAGGAAGAAATCGTTCCGTTCACCAAGGAAGCTTTGGCAA
- a CDS encoding helix-turn-helix domain-containing protein yields the protein MTRKRFDDLGCSVACALNEVGDWWSLLVIKQAMLGTRRYGDFQKSLGIAKNILCDRLSRLVENGVMTRVDVGEHGTRYEYRLTEKGRDLFAVVVALRQWSERWNGSKDSMQLVERGNGEAIAQVAVQNVAGEALSVRDVLFVDENGEPLEQVG from the coding sequence ATGACACGTAAACGATTTGATGATCTTGGCTGCTCGGTGGCCTGCGCCCTGAATGAAGTGGGCGACTGGTGGTCCCTGCTGGTAATCAAGCAGGCGATGCTGGGTACGCGGCGTTATGGGGATTTCCAGAAAAGCCTGGGAATTGCCAAGAATATCCTGTGTGACCGGCTGTCCCGCCTGGTGGAAAACGGTGTGATGACCCGTGTGGATGTTGGGGAGCACGGTACCCGTTACGAGTACCGCCTGACGGAAAAGGGACGCGATCTGTTTGCCGTGGTGGTCGCACTGCGTCAGTGGAGCGAGCGCTGGAACGGCAGCAAGGACTCCATGCAGCTGGTGGAGCGCGGTAACGGCGAAGCGATTGCACAGGTAGCGGTACAGAATGTCGCTGGGGAAGCGCTCAGCGTGCGCGATGTGCTGTTTGTGGATGAGAATGGGGAGCCGTTGGAGCAGGTCGGCTGA
- a CDS encoding phosphoribosyltransferase has translation MSEKQFISAQSLLEDSFTLALKVVESGFMPDYIVGVWRGGAPIGIAVQEMFDFLGFHADHIAIRTSSYTGVNQRQKEVKVHGLTYLIKQVESHEKMLIVDDVYDTGLSIQQAISDLRKACKKNTPEIRTACPYFKPNRNQTDCEPDYYLHKTDEWLVFPHELKGLTEAEILEHKPELRRHQALLKKVMNREK, from the coding sequence GTGAGCGAAAAGCAGTTTATTTCCGCCCAGTCATTGCTGGAGGACTCCTTCACCCTGGCGCTTAAAGTCGTGGAAAGCGGCTTTATGCCGGACTATATCGTCGGGGTATGGCGCGGTGGCGCCCCCATCGGCATCGCGGTGCAGGAGATGTTCGACTTCCTCGGGTTTCACGCCGACCATATCGCGATACGCACCTCGTCCTATACGGGCGTCAACCAGCGACAAAAAGAAGTAAAAGTGCACGGACTCACTTACCTGATCAAGCAGGTAGAGTCGCACGAGAAAATGCTGATCGTGGACGACGTCTACGATACCGGGCTGAGCATCCAGCAGGCCATTTCCGACCTGCGCAAGGCGTGCAAGAAAAACACCCCGGAAATTCGCACGGCCTGCCCCTATTTCAAACCCAATCGCAATCAGACCGATTGCGAGCCAGATTATTACCTGCACAAAACCGACGAATGGCTGGTATTTCCCCATGAATTGAAGGGACTGACGGAAGCGGAAATTCTGGAGCACAAACCGGAACTGCGCCGACATCAGGCGCTGCTTAAGAAAGTGATGAATCGGGAAAAATAA